The segment GACGAACTCGCTGCTGGGGACAACGACGACCGCTCACCCGATGGACCCCTCCAGGATACGTCGATGCATCGGCATTTCGCTGTCCCCCAAATGGGGGACACGCCGACGAAGAGACGTCGGGAGTCCCGCGAATTCCCTCGCCCGCGGAGAAGAAGAAAAATCTTGTCCCCCAAACGGTGGACAAGGCCGCTCGGCGGCGGCTAGTGTGATCACGGCGATCGAGCGGGGCTGGGGCTATCACAAGCCGCTCGATCCAACTGGGGAAGCTGGGAGCCGAGGGGGCATGGGGGCCGACTGATCGTTCACAGCATGTGAGTCCCCTCGCATCGACCGCATCGATGCGAGGGGACCGCAATCCCGTCTGAAGCACGATGACCGACTGGGGATTCGGACGGGTCGGCTATTTGGGGGACGCCGACCCGGTGCTGGGGACACCGAACGCGCTTCTTAGTCCAGGGACCAGCCAACTCTAACCCGGCCGCGGCGCCCACACGCCGCGGCCGGGCCGGTATATCACCCGGTCAGACGATATATCGGTTCCGACTTCCTGGGCGCCGACCGTCGCTCGCCGAGGCGGACCGCTCAGAGGAGCAGGAACTGGGCGGTGTTCGTCGAGTTCACGCCGCCGATCGAGACGTACAGGTGGTACGACGCGCCTCCCGCGGGCGCAGCCTGGCGTTCAGTCGCGCCGCAGGTTTCCACCGACGATCGCGTGCGGTCCCACGTGATCGGTGCCGCACTGGTGACGACCTGGTTCTCTTCGAGCAGCACCATCAGGTCGCTCGGCTCCGCCTGACAGTCGGTGGACTTCCACCAGGTGTCGTTGCCGCTCATCACCGTGAACACCTGACCCGTCGTGCCGACATTCAGCGTGCACGCGTCGCCGTTGTTCGTGAGCCGGATCGACAGCTGCGGGTTCTCCCCTGAGGCGTACTCGGTCTTGTCGGTGACGGCCTCGACGAGCAGATCTCCGGGTACGCACGGCTCTGCCGAGCTCGTCCCCGCAGCGTCATCCGGGGTCTCGGAGGTCTCGGCATCCGGTGCGGTCGTCGCGTCGCTCGGGCCCGGAGTCGGTGTTGCCGCGGATCCGTCGGACTCCAACGCGGGAAGGTCGCTGGCGACGGGGTCTCCCGTCGGCGTTGGAGATGCGACGGGTGCGGGACCATCAGCGGCCGAGCCGCGCCAGGGCGGTGCGACGACCAGCCACACCACGAGGGCGATGACGGCGAGCAGACCGAGGAGCACCGCGAGGCGCCGCCGGCGATAGACCGCCGGGGAATGGCGCCGACGCGTGACGGTTTCGGTCATGCGACCAGGCTAGGTCGCGGTCGCCGCCCGCCCGGGACGGCACGCCCTGGAGCCCTGGGATACGACAGCGCCGGCGCGCCGCCGTGAGGCGGGCGCGCCGGCGCGGAGCCGTCGGTCAGCGGGTGACGCTGCGGTTGCGCGTGACGAGGACGTAGATCCCCAGCACGATGATGGCGCCGATGATCGAGCCGATGATGCCGGAGGGCTGCAGGAAGCCGCCCATGGGGTCAGCGCCGAAGATCAGGAATCCGAGGAATCCGCCGACGAACGAGCCGACGATGCCGAGCACGATGGTCAGCAGGATGCCCATGCTCTGCTTGCCGGGGATGACGGCGCGAGCGATGAGACCGGCGATGAGGCCGATGACGATGAGGCCGAGAATGGTCCAGAGCATGATCTCTCCTTGTGGGTTGGGCCATGGGGCCGTGTGGGCGCTCCGGGTGGGACGCTCTCCCTATCTGAGCAGACGCTGGACGATTCCCTCGGACGCTTGCCCCGCCACCCGAAGGGCGGTATAAGGGCTCGGTCGAGATCAGAGACTCTTGAGCATTCGCGTGTTGCCGAGGGTGTTCGGTTTCACGTGTGCGAGATCGAGGAACTCGGCGATGCCCTCGTCGGGGCTCCGCACCAGCTGCGAGTACACGTCGGGGTCCACGATCTGCTCGCCGATCTCGTCGAACCCCCGGCTGCGGAAGAAGTCGACCTCGAAGGTCAGGCAGAACAGCCGGGTGAGTCCCAGCGTGCGCGCGTTCTCCTCCAAGCGGTCGACGAGCGCGCGGCCGACGCCGTGATGCAGCCACTCATCCGCGACGATGAGGGTGCGCACCTCACCGAGGTCCTCCCACATGACGTGCAGTGCGCCGCATCCGATCAGAACCCCGTCGGCACTCTCGGCGACGACGAACTGCTGGGTCGACTCGTACAGCACCACGAGGTCCTTGCCGAGCAGGATGCGTTTCTGCACGTATGGCTCCAGAAGAGTCTGGATGCCGCGGATGTCGGCGGTGCGCGCGGGGCGGACGGTGTACTCGGACATCGGGTCCACGATACGCCCCGTTCTCGGCACTGACAGACGAAGGGGCGGGCGCCGGATCCCCGGCACCCGCCCCTGTCGGTGTGACGCGCTCAGCCTCCGGCGACGATGTCCGGCGTCGCGGTGATCTCGCCGGCAGCACCGACACCCACGGCCACCTTGTCGCCGCGCGGGCCGTGCTCGAAGGCGAACTCGCCGTTCTCGACGTCGACCTTCACGTGGTCGCCGGGCTCGAGCTCGCCGTGGAGGATCTTCTCCGACAGACGGTCCTCCACCTCGCGCTGCATGGCGCGGCGCAACGGCCGGGCGCCGAGCGCCGGGTCGAACCCGACCTCGATGAGCTTGTCCTTCGCGGCATCCGTCAGCTCCACCGACATGTCGCGGTCGAGCAGACGCTCGCCGAGGCGCTTGGTGAACAGCCCCACGATCTGACGCAGCTCGTCCTTGTTCAGCTGCGGGAAGACGATGATGTCGTCGACACGGTTGAGGAACTCGGGCTTGAAGTTGCGCTTGAGCTCCTCGTTGACCTTGCCCTTCATCCGGTCGTAGGTCGTGCCCTGGTCGCCCTCCACCTGGAACCCGACGGGACCGCCTGCGATCGCCGAGGAACCGAGGTTCGTCGTCATGATGATGACGGTGTTCTTGAAGTCGATCACACGGCCCTGACCGTCGGTGAGGCGACCTTCTTCGAGAATCTGCAGGAGCGAGTTGAAGATGTCGGGGTGAGCCTTCTCGATCTCGTCGAACAGGACGACCGAGAACGGCTTCCGCCGCACCTTCTCGGTCAGCTGGCCGCCCTCCTCGAAGCCGACGAACCCGGGAGGGGCGCCGAACAGCCGCGAGACGGTGTGCTTCTCACCGAACTCCGACATGTCGAGCGAGATCAGCGCCGACTCGTCGTCGAAGAGGAACTCGGCCAGGGCCTTGGCCAGCTCGGTCTTTCCGACGCCGGTGGGCCCGGCGAAGATGAACGAGCCCGACGGGCGCTTGGGGTCTTTCAGGCCCGCACGCTGACGACGGATCGTCTTCGACAGCGCGGCGATCGCCTCCTCCTGGCCGATGACCCGCTGGTGCAGGGCCTTCTCCATGAAGACGAGGCGGCTGGACTCCTCCTCGGTGAGCTTGAACACCGGGATGCCGGTGGCCTGCGCGAGCACCTCGGCGATCAGACCTTCGTCGACGACCGCGTGCGACGCGACATCGCCGCTTCTCCACTGCTTCTCCAGGCGCAGCCGCTCGGCCAGAAGCGACTTCTCCTCGTCGCGCAGCGACGCCGCCTTCTCGAAGTCCTGTTCCTCGCTCGCGCGCTCCTTGTCCTCGCGGACCTTGGCGATCTTGTCGTCGAACTCGCGGAGCTCGGGAGGCGACGACAGGATCGACAGACGCAGGCGCGCGCCCGCCTCATCGATCAGGTCGATCGCCTTGTCGGGGAGGAACCGGTCGGAGATGTAGCGGTCGGCGAGGTTCGCGGCGGCGACGATCGCGCCATCCGTGATCTGCACCTTGTGGTGCGCCTCGTACCGGTCGCGGAGGCCCTTCAGGATGTTGATCGCGTGCGGCAGGCTCGGCTCCGCGACCTGGATCGGCTGGAAGCGACGCTCGAGCGCAGCATCCTTCTCGAAGTGCTTGCGGTACTCATCCAGCGTCGTGGCGCCGATCGTCTGCAGCTCGCCTCGCGCGAGCAGGGGCTTGAGGATGGATGCCGCGTCGATCGCGCCCTCGGCAGCACCCGCGCCCACCAGCGTGTGGATCTCGTCGATGAA is part of the Microbacterium sp. ET2 genome and harbors:
- a CDS encoding GlsB/YeaQ/YmgE family stress response membrane protein; its protein translation is MLWTILGLIVIGLIAGLIARAVIPGKQSMGILLTIVLGIVGSFVGGFLGFLIFGADPMGGFLQPSGIIGSIIGAIIVLGIYVLVTRNRSVTR
- a CDS encoding amino-acid N-acetyltransferase, producing the protein MSEYTVRPARTADIRGIQTLLEPYVQKRILLGKDLVVLYESTQQFVVAESADGVLIGCGALHVMWEDLGEVRTLIVADEWLHHGVGRALVDRLEENARTLGLTRLFCLTFEVDFFRSRGFDEIGEQIVDPDVYSQLVRSPDEGIAEFLDLAHVKPNTLGNTRMLKSL
- a CDS encoding ATP-dependent Clp protease ATP-binding subunit is translated as MFERFTDRARRVVVLAQEEAKMLNHNYIGTEHILLGLIHEGEGVAAKALESLGISLDAVREQVQDIIGQGQQQPTGHIPFTPRAKKVLELSLREALQLGHNYIGTEHILLGLIREGEGVAAQVLVKLGADLNKVRQQVIQLLSGYQGKEPAGVSTGAGEQQTSGPQGGSQVLDQFGRNLTQAARDNKLDPVIGREKEIERVMQILSRRSKNNPVLIGEPGVGKTAVVEGLAQAIVKGDVPETLKDKQLYSLDLGSLIAGSRYRGDFEERLKKVTKEIRTRGDIIVFIDEIHTLVGAGAAEGAIDAASILKPLLARGELQTIGATTLDEYRKHFEKDAALERRFQPIQVAEPSLPHAINILKGLRDRYEAHHKVQITDGAIVAAANLADRYISDRFLPDKAIDLIDEAGARLRLSILSSPPELREFDDKIAKVREDKERASEEQDFEKAASLRDEEKSLLAERLRLEKQWRSGDVASHAVVDEGLIAEVLAQATGIPVFKLTEEESSRLVFMEKALHQRVIGQEEAIAALSKTIRRQRAGLKDPKRPSGSFIFAGPTGVGKTELAKALAEFLFDDESALISLDMSEFGEKHTVSRLFGAPPGFVGFEEGGQLTEKVRRKPFSVVLFDEIEKAHPDIFNSLLQILEEGRLTDGQGRVIDFKNTVIIMTTNLGSSAIAGGPVGFQVEGDQGTTYDRMKGKVNEELKRNFKPEFLNRVDDIIVFPQLNKDELRQIVGLFTKRLGERLLDRDMSVELTDAAKDKLIEVGFDPALGARPLRRAMQREVEDRLSEKILHGELEPGDHVKVDVENGEFAFEHGPRGDKVAVGVGAAGEITATPDIVAGG